The following are encoded together in the Ovis canadensis isolate MfBH-ARS-UI-01 breed Bighorn chromosome 2, ARS-UI_OviCan_v2, whole genome shotgun sequence genome:
- the KLHDC7A gene encoding kelch domain-containing protein 7A, translated as MLPRGGGAEAQDWHLDMQLTGQLVLSAAALLLLTAAYRLYKSRPARAPPRGTDTKAEAEGEAGDSRQPAAQEAVPRAPRWDLRRRRGSKGTTGLPGCSWENTEASRVPATGASSAVSEAGEARKAGRKRAGEEHAGQRLDSDLPAPRCGGQEAGTAVDGKPELPHCPDQCSKPPKSPAGLPAVESGRVGGELAPRQDSGLPKHPGSGEQESPYEGQAAHCEGQCDMNNSWVFTHASGVHREEAGALQAASDLGLALRQQASDASYTFSSVARVRVEENFIPEKLEGIRPRLKGKVYDYYVESTSQATSRSRLAAPTAAPEGAPAPESVSGPLGTRTASGPPADDGEGGLETAASPQTDPSRSPRGFSRKESLLQIVENPELQLQLDGFGEAAPSCPDQRATPTCPMSQDSPESSSAGSPGKPHVHSVAGINFFHPPLSPGSAPEVHLDLGNCYEALTFAKRKKLEPLKEAAYKVMSDNYLQVLRSPEVYGCLSGAERELVLQRRLRGRKHLVVADVCPQEGSGRLCCYDDEQDAWRPLARLPPEAVSRGCAICSLFNYLFLVSGCQGAGRQPSKRVFCYNPLTGIWSEVCPLNQARPHCRLVALDGQLYAVGGECLNTVERYDPRLDRWTFAPPLPKDTFALAHTAAASGGELFVTGGSLRYLLLRFSAREQRWRAAPTGGGRDRTAEMVAVRGFLYRFDLNRSLGISVYRCSASARLWYECATYRTPYPDAFQCAVVGELVYCVGRRRTLRFLADCVSPRFVPEMLQAFPSPQGTLLPTVLTLPGPDVPQTRV; from the coding sequence ATGCtccccagaggaggaggagcagaggcCCAGGACTGGCATCTGGACATGCAGCTGACGGGCCAGCTGGTGCTGTCCGCTGCTGCCCTGCTCCTGctgactgcagcctacaggctgTACAAGTCCAGGCCAGCCCGGGCCCCACCGCGGGGGACGGACACCAAGGCCGAGGCCGAGGGGGAGGCAGGGGACTCCAGGCAGCCTGCCGCCCAGGAGGCTGTTCCCAGGGCACCACGGTGGGACCTGAGACGCCGAAGGGGAAGCAAGGGGACCACAGGACTGCCAGGCTGCAGCTGGGAGAACACGGAGGCCTCCAGAGTCCCGGCCACTGGAGCTTCATCCGCTGTCTCAGAAGCTGGAGAGGCTAGGAAAGCTGGAAGGAAACGTGCTGGAGAGGAGCACGCTGGGCAGCGCCTGGACTCTGACCTGCCAGCTCCTCGGTGCGGAGGCCAGGAAGCTGGAACAGCTGTGGACGGTAAGCCCGAGTTGCCCCATTGCCCCGATCAGTGCAGCAAACCCCCAAAGTCCCCAGCTGGCCTCCCCGCTGTGGAGAGCGGTCGTGTGGGTGGTGAGCTCGCTCCCAGGCAGGACAGTGGACTCCCCAAGCATCCAGGGAGCGGGGAGCAGGAATCCCCCTATGAAGGTCAGGCGGCCCACTGTGAAGGCCAGTGTGACATGAACAACAGCTGGGTCTTTACCCACGCGTCAGGGGTccacagggaggaggcaggggcccTCCAGGCTGCCTCGGAcctgggcctggccctgcgtcAGCAGGCCTCCGACGCCTCCTACACCTTCTCGTCTGTGGCCCGGGTTCGAGTAGAGGAGAATTTCATACCGGAGAAGCTGGAGGGGATCAGGCCCAGGCTGAAGGGCAAGGTGTACGATTACTATGTGGAGTCCACCTCTCAGGCCACCTCCAGGAGCAGGCTAGCCGCCCCAACAGCTGCCCCAGAAGGGGCTCCAGCCCCTGAGTCAGTGTCAGGCCCCCTGGGAACAAGGACAGCGTCTGGACCGCCCGCTGATGACGGAGAAGGCGGACTGGAGACGGCCGCCTCCCCCCAGACTGACCCCTCACGCTCCCCGCGAGGCTTCAGCCGCAAGGAGAGCCTCCTTCAGATCGTGGAGAACccagagcttcagctgcagctgGACGGCTTTGGGGAGGCTGCTCCATCCTGCCCAGACCAGAGAGCCACGCCCACCTGCCCCATGTCCCAGGATTCTCCTGAGTCCAGCTCAGCCGGAAGCCCCGGAAAGCCCCATGTGCACTCTGTGGCTGGCATCAATTTCTTCCACCCCCCGCTCAGCCCTGGATCAGCCCCAGAGGTCCACCTGGATCTGGGCAATTGCTACGAGGCGCTGACCTTCGCCAAGAGGAAGAAACTGGAGCCCCTGAAGGAGGCCGCCTACAAGGTGATGAGTGACAACTACCTCCAGGTCCTGCGGAGCCCGGAGGTCTACGGGTGCCTGAGCGGGGCGGAGCGGGAGCTGGTCCTCCAGCGCCGGCTCCGGGGGCGCAAGCACCTAGTGGTGGCCGACGTGTGCCCCCAGGAAGGCTCCGGCCGCCTCTGCTGCTACGACGACGAGCAGGACGCCTGGCGCCCGCTGGCCCGCCTGCCGCCCGAGGCTGTGTCCCGGGGCTGCGCCATCTGCAGCCTCTTCAATTACCTCTTCCTGGTGTCGGGCTGCCAGGGCGCGGGGCGCCAGCCCTCCAAGCGCGTCTTCTGCTACAACCCGCTGACGGGCATCTGGAGCGAGGTGTGCCCCCTGAACCAGGCGCGGCCGCACTGCCGGCTGGTGGCCCTGGACGGGCAGCTGTACGCCGTCGGGGGCGAGTGTCTGAACACGGTGGAACGCTACGACCCCCGCCTGGACCGCTGGACCTTTGCGCCGCCGCTGCCCAAGGACACCTTCGCCCTGGCGCACACGGCGGCGGCGAGCGGGGGCGAGCTCTTCGTCACCGGGGGCTCGCTGCGCTACCTGCTGCTGCGCTTCTCCGCCCGGGAACAGCGCTGGCGCGCCGCGCCCACCGGGGGAGGCAGGGACCGCACGGCCGAGATGGTGGCGGTCAGAGGCTTCCTCTATCGCTTTGACCTCAACCGCAGCCTGGGCATCAGCGTGTACCGCTGCAGCGCCAGCGCCCGCCTCTGGTACGAGTGCGCCACGTACCGGACGCCGTACCCCGACGCCTTCCAGTGCGCCGTGGTGGGCGAGCTCGTCTACTGCGTGGGGCGCCGGCGCACGCTGCGCTTCCTGGCCGACTGCGTCTCGCCCAGGTTTGTGCCCGAAATGCTGCAGGCCTTCCCCTCCCCGCAGGGCACCCTCCTGCCCACCGTCCTGACCTTGCCCGGTCCTGATGTGCCCCAGACCAGGGTCTAG